Genomic segment of bacterium:
GCGTATGTGTCGGTGGTCAGCATGTTCCTGGCGTTCTTTCCCTGGTACCGGGGGCTGGCGATCGGTGGGGTCGCCCGCATCGCCCAAGTGCAGCTCGCCCAGCCGGTCCTCACGCTTGTGTGGTCCGCCCTTCTGATCGGTGAGCCGGTGGGCGCGACGACGATCGCGGCGGCGCTCCTCGTCCTGGCGAGCGTTGCCGTGACCCAGCGGACCGCGGTCCGGCCCGCCAGCGCGATCGCGGGCACCCACGGCACAGGAGGACCATGCCGGGCGGGCGAAGAGCGCCAGACCACAGAAAGGAAGGTGGAGTGATGGCTGGGTCGTCTCCGGAGGTGCCGCGGTTGGACGCCGCCGAGGTGAAGCGCCGGGTCGATGCCGGCGGCGCGATCATCGTGGACGTGCGTTCCCCCGAAGCGTTCGCCAAGCGCCACATCGATGGTGCCCGGTTATTGGATCGAGCGTCCGAGCTTCCACGTGATACCGATCTCGTGTTTTACTGAACCTGACCCGAGGAAGGATCAGCCGCCCGGGCGGCGGCTGCGCTGTGGGGCAAGGGGTACACGCGGGTGTTCGCATTGAAGGGTGGTCTCGCCGAT
This window contains:
- a CDS encoding rhodanese-like domain-containing protein, whose amino-acid sequence is MAGSSPEVPRLDAAEVKRRVDAGGAIIVDVRSPEAFAKRHIDGARLLDRASELPRDTDLVFY